GTCCAGCGCGCTCTGATCGGTGGCGGAGACTTCCTGGGCCATGTGCGCCACTTCCCAGCCTGCGGGCACCTCGATGGTGCCGGCGTCACTCTCCTGTTGCTTCAGTAGCATTTTGAACAGGGTGGACTTGCCGCAGCCGTTGGCGCCGATGACGCCCACCTTGTGACCGGGGAAGATGCGGCAGCTGGCGTTGTTGAGCAGATCCCGTCCGCCCACCTGCAGCGATACGCCTTGCAGATTAATCAATGGAAACCTCTTGGAGTTCGCCGGGGTATTTAGCAGCCTGCTAAGCTATCGGCTATAACAAACCGCCGGGATTCTACCGTGACAGAAACCGCACCTCCATCAGCGCCGCCGTCTCCGCTGCAAAATCCACTGTGGCAATTCAGCCTTGAGTTCTACCAGCAGCCGCACGTGGCGGACTTCCTGCTGGAGTGTCAGGACACCCGCGGTGCGGATGTCTGTCTGCTGCTGTGGGCGAGCTATACCAGTGCGTGCGGGCGACAGTTGAGCGAGGAAAGCTGGCGGGTAGCGGATCGCGGCCTTGCGCCACGCAGGCGGATGATCACCAGTGTGCGTCACCTGCGCCGACTACTGGGCCGGATCAAAAAGCACACCGGCTTGTATGCCTGGTGCAAGCGGTGCGAGTTGCGTATGGAGCAACGGCAGATCGCGGCGTTGTGGAAGCTGAATAGCGAGAGTTGGCCGGAAACCCGATCCCCGCTGGAGCTGGCAGGACAACAATATGGGTTGCTGCAAAAAGATCAGGCCCGCTGGGCGGGCCTGATCGATGCCTACAGTACCGGGGGCGCAGCCGCGCTGGAAAGTGCGGCCGCTAGCGGCGAGCATCCCCGGGGTGGCTCACCGGAGCCGGGTGCGGCACCCTGACTCAGTGCTTGTGCTTGTGCTCTTCCGGGCCGTAATGCGGGTTTTCCTCAGTGGAAAACAGGCTCTTGGCCGGTGTGCTTGGGGTGATGGTCGGCGTTACCGGTGTTACTGCCGCCGGGCTTGATTCCGGTACCAGGGGCTTGGGCTCTGAGGTTTTCCCCATGATGGGTTCGGGCGTTTTCGCAGAAGCTGGTGCTGCTGCCGGCTTGTCCTGAGGCTTTTTCGCCGGCTCCTGCTGGGGTGCTGCGGCCGG
This genomic interval from Microbulbifer sp. Q7 contains the following:
- a CDS encoding TIGR02444 family protein yields the protein MTETAPPSAPPSPLQNPLWQFSLEFYQQPHVADFLLECQDTRGADVCLLLWASYTSACGRQLSEESWRVADRGLAPRRRMITSVRHLRRLLGRIKKHTGLYAWCKRCELRMEQRQIAALWKLNSESWPETRSPLELAGQQYGLLQKDQARWAGLIDAYSTGGAAALESAAASGEHPRGGSPEPGAAP